A stretch of the Zerene cesonia ecotype Mississippi chromosome 4, Zerene_cesonia_1.1, whole genome shotgun sequence genome encodes the following:
- the LOC119839749 gene encoding synaptic vesicle glycoprotein 2C-like, whose translation MVETDPGPKKPHNCDVKSDHQLNGPGSKTAELGVVTSLKSPVKFDPEKGANTEKADFEKAIELTRYGRFHYLLLAVCGLVSTSEEMDVISMSFILPSAQCDLDLTTETKGWLNSIIFIGMMVGAYAWGSVADSLGRKRVLIAISIINALAIVASSFSQNYELFMLFRFINGAALGGSGPVIWSYFAEFQPKKKRGAMLSFMAAFWTLGNLFVAGLAWVIIPSEIGIQKGAFIYNSWRIFLLVMSLPSFLVAALLFLLPESPKFLISTGRHEDALEVFRGIYMMNTGRSKEEYPVKQLLVDEPLHPKHEKQIEANKEPKSKLRRMLSDIVEHSKQLFVPPILKFTTISITINFTFHIGYYGLMMWFPEMFNRFDEWSRTHDNAEADICQVTAYVTKFGTHSAEANCDSHINSDVFSESLITVAAAIPSNIFAVLGMDRLGRKFFLVFATFSAGLCSAAMYFVYNKTNNLIVSAIFSSVISCGNASLDCLITEVFPTNLRATGVAVSMVAARLGGIIGNVVIATLLDTYCPAPTFIVAVLLASGGLMCLFLPNTTRQALQ comes from the exons ATGGTAGAAACTGACCCTGGGCCCAAGAAACCTCACA attGTGATGTAAAAAGTGACCACCAATTAAACGGACCAGGTTCGAAAACCGCCGAGCTTG GCGTCGTCACTTCGCTGAAGTCACCAGTCAAGTTCGATCCAGAAAAGGGGGCCAATACCGAAAAGGCTGACTTCGAAAAGGCTATTGAACTAACTC GATATGGCCGCTTCCACTACTTGCTGCTGGCCGTTTGCGGCCTCGTCAGCACTTCTGAAGAGATGGACGTCATCTCCATGTCCTTCATCCTCCCTTCTGCACAGTGCGACTTAGACCTCACAACGGAAACGAAA GGATGGCTGAACAGCATAATTTTCATCGGCATGATGGTTGGCGCGTACGCGTGGGGTTCCGTGGCCGACTCGCTGGGCCGCAAGCGTGTGCTAATCGCTATTTCTATCATCAATGCTCTGGCGATCGTAGCGTCTTCCTTCAGCCAGAACTATGAACTGTTCATGCTTTTCAGATTCATCAATGGTGCAGC ACTGGGAGGATCAGGACCTGTCATCTGGTCCTACTTTGCAGAGTTTCAGCCAAAGAAAAAGCGCGGTGCAATGTTGAGCTTTATGGCCGCTTTCTGGACACTGGGAAATTTGTTTGTTGCAGGCTTGGCGTGGGTTATTATCCCTAGTG AGATCGGAATTCAAAAAGGAGCCTTCATCTACAATTCGTGGCGTATCTTTTTATTGGTGATGTCACTACCATCGTTCTTGGTAGCAGCGCTCTTATTCCTGTTACCTGAATCACCAAAGTTTTTGATATCCACCGGACGCCATGAGGACGCATTAGAAGTATTCAGAGGTATCTATATGATGAACACGGGACGGAGTAAAGAGGAGTACCCAGTGAAGCAACTGCTTGTAGACGAACCGCTGCATCCAAAACACGAAAAGCAAATTGAAGCTAATAAGGAACCAAAATCGAAGTTGAGAAGAATGCTTAGTGATATCGTTGAACACAGCAAGCAATTATTCGTACCGCCTATTCTGAAGTTTACAACGATCTCTATCAcgattaattttacattccaTATTGG ATACTACGGACTGATGATGTGGTTCCCCGAGATGTTCAACCGTTTTGATGAGTGGTCGCGCACGCACGACAATGCCGAGGCCGATATTTGCCAAGTTACGGCATACGTCACGAAGTTCGGCACACACTCAGCGGAGGCTAACTGCGATTCCCACATCAACTCTGATGTTTTCAGTGAATCTCTCATCACTGTGGCCGCTGCGATACCATCCAATATATTCGCGGTGCTCGGCATGGATAGACTTGGCAGAAAATTCTTCTTAG tgttcgCAACATTCTCAGCGGGTCTGTGCTCAGCTGCAATGTACTTCGTATACAACAAAACCAACAACCTCATAGTCAGCGCTATATTCAGTTCAGTCATATCTTGCGGCAACGCTTCCCTTGACTGTTTAATTACTGAAGTCTTCCCTACGAACTTACG TGCTACCGGCGTTGCAGTATCCATGGTGGCAGCCCGTCTCGGTGGTATTATCGGCAACGTAGTCATCGCCACATTGCTGGACACGTACTGTCCCGCCCCGACCTTCATTGTAGCCGTGCTGCTCGCCAGCGGCGGTCTGATGTGCCTCTTCCTGCCTAACACCACGCGGCAGGCCTTACAATAA